In one window of Candidatus Omnitrophota bacterium DNA:
- a CDS encoding XdhC family protein, producing MEIFAAIIDSQMRGNKGALATVVETRGSTPRKAGAKMFVSEDGSFEGTICGGCVEAEVYQEARGVIKSGESKIMEFRLTAKEMPEDSGLICGGVMRIFIEPIQ from the coding sequence ATGGAGATTTTTGCCGCAATCATAGATAGCCAAATGCGTGGCAACAAAGGCGCTCTGGCTACAGTAGTTGAGACCAGGGGCTCTACTCCGAGGAAGGCCGGAGCGAAGATGTTTGTTTCAGAGGACGGTTCTTTTGAAGGGACGATCTGCGGCGGCTGCGTTGAAGCCGAAGTTTATCAGGAAGCGCGCGGTGTTATAAAAAGCGGCGAATCAAAAATAATGGAATTCCGCCTTACGGCAAAAGAGATGCCGGAAGACAGCGGCCTTATTTGCGGGGGTGTTATGAGAATATTTATCGAGCCGATACAGTGA